The DNA segment AGGAATCCATAGGTGTGGAGCGGAAAGTACCCGAAGTCCAGCAGTATGGGAAACAATGGAGGTCCTCTCAGGATTCCGTCAATGGGCCACTTCCCGCGGGGTCGGGTTCCTGGGTCAGAATCTCAATCAGAAACAGACCGATTCCGATGGTGATGGCGGAATCGGCCAGATTGAAGGTCGGCCAATGATAGCTCCCGTAGAACACATCGATGAAGTCGGTTACGTAGCCGTATGTGAGGCGGTCGTGGAGATTGCCGGCGGCGC comes from the Acidobacteriota bacterium genome and includes:
- a CDS encoding signal peptidase II produces the protein AAGNLHDRLTYGYVTDFIDVFYGSYHWPTFNLADSAITIGIGLFLIEILTQEPDPAGSGPLTES